In the genome of Leptospira koniambonensis, one region contains:
- a CDS encoding dolichyl-phosphate-mannose--protein mannosyltransferase, translating to MPAIFNSLFISILLISSSLTNQILSGFSRHLAWFGFGLGIGFLSYFFYKNKIKDQSKKELISQTSISALTGMYVAFYFFSPTAYGNLFANFKIFYILVLLSISIGVSYYKTKKVSDIWKNFSKLGFLTLFLLLFAIPTSVSRLFSSDDSNGAKLIPFSLEKDGNLDLSEFYINPPIIPASEWAKDKKTLLLPSQLPSGDYVKHPFFLTAYEGKLLSAFPLLPGLYNSVVYFSLKLIGVEITIPDTIDLSGPGPKIHSIKDFFYLEKFSSSLLFAITSILLFSTISKIASARTSLLITLLYSFGTTHFSNTSQTLWQHGFVELLIVISIFLFLSKDILTPVKTLLLGIILGTFFFVRPPSIIIAGLLGLVFLWRLRTLPAKNKINLVLISAAGAFLPLCSLGLLNYLEYGQIMGGYYLMEKSFALTGMTDRFTGDLWEGVGGLLISPGFGLFIFSPFVLLSFFGLFRARNKIGFLIFPTFLSTLVYLYIYGKHFVWWGGVSYATRFLSDLMPFFSILLLPALTISYKRTFLKFLLILFSVISIWAHTSAMYSDAPFREWAACKRLPIREKAWRWERVPYTMPFRAYYPYITGELDIEPINECQLGEAAGSIENRNAFKFDNNSVLLGSEKIFQDTTAYFRSGHYCARVFSEVEKEKNPSDENMQILISQKDKIFLDQNLSSGLLKKNKFEFDITKSGKTKISILKKGTDPIIFAGLTLTKGNCE from the coding sequence ATGCCAGCAATTTTTAACTCACTGTTCATTAGTATCCTACTCATCTCTTCTTCCCTTACAAACCAAATTTTATCTGGTTTTTCCAGGCACTTGGCATGGTTTGGTTTTGGATTAGGGATTGGCTTCCTTTCATACTTTTTCTATAAAAACAAAATAAAAGATCAATCTAAGAAAGAATTAATATCGCAAACTTCAATTTCCGCGTTAACCGGAATGTACGTTGCATTTTATTTTTTCTCTCCAACGGCATACGGGAACTTATTTGCAAACTTTAAAATTTTTTATATTCTCGTTTTACTTTCTATTTCTATTGGAGTTTCTTATTATAAGACAAAGAAAGTCTCAGATATCTGGAAAAACTTTTCTAAGCTGGGGTTTTTGACTTTATTCTTATTACTATTTGCAATACCAACTTCAGTATCTAGACTTTTCTCCAGCGACGATTCCAATGGAGCTAAGTTAATTCCTTTCAGCTTAGAAAAAGACGGGAATCTAGATCTTTCTGAATTTTATATAAATCCTCCTATCATACCAGCGTCAGAATGGGCTAAGGACAAAAAAACTCTCTTGCTACCTTCTCAGCTTCCTTCTGGGGATTATGTAAAACATCCTTTCTTTCTTACTGCTTATGAAGGTAAATTATTGAGTGCCTTTCCCTTACTGCCTGGTTTATACAATTCAGTTGTTTATTTTTCTTTAAAATTGATCGGAGTAGAGATTACTATCCCGGATACGATCGATCTTTCCGGTCCTGGCCCTAAAATACACTCAATCAAAGATTTTTTCTATTTAGAAAAATTCTCTTCTTCGCTTCTTTTTGCGATCACTTCCATTTTACTTTTTAGTACAATTTCCAAAATCGCTTCTGCAAGAACCTCATTACTGATCACTCTTCTTTATTCTTTCGGGACAACACATTTTTCGAATACGTCCCAAACTTTATGGCAACATGGATTCGTAGAATTACTGATTGTTATTAGTATCTTTCTTTTTCTTTCTAAAGATATTTTAACTCCTGTAAAAACATTACTTCTTGGAATAATATTAGGCACCTTCTTCTTCGTAAGACCTCCTTCCATCATAATCGCAGGACTTCTTGGCCTAGTATTTTTGTGGAGACTTCGTACCCTTCCGGCAAAGAACAAGATCAATCTTGTTCTTATCTCTGCAGCGGGAGCATTCTTACCTTTATGTTCTTTAGGGCTCTTGAACTATCTAGAATACGGACAAATAATGGGTGGATATTATCTCATGGAGAAATCTTTCGCGCTTACAGGAATGACCGATCGATTTACTGGAGACCTATGGGAAGGAGTTGGAGGATTATTGATCAGCCCAGGATTCGGCCTATTCATATTCTCTCCTTTCGTATTATTATCTTTTTTCGGACTTTTCCGAGCACGAAACAAAATCGGATTTTTGATCTTTCCTACATTCCTTTCTACTCTTGTCTATCTGTACATCTATGGAAAACATTTTGTATGGTGGGGAGGAGTGTCCTATGCGACTAGATTCTTAAGCGATCTTATGCCTTTCTTTTCAATCCTACTTCTGCCTGCATTAACGATCTCTTATAAAAGAACTTTCTTAAAATTTCTGCTCATATTATTCTCTGTAATTTCAATTTGGGCACATACATCTGCTATGTATTCAGATGCACCTTTTAGGGAATGGGCAGCCTGCAAAAGATTACCAATCCGAGAAAAGGCCTGGAGATGGGAAAGAGTCCCCTACACAATGCCCTTCAGAGCATACTATCCTTATATAACAGGAGAACTTGATATAGAACCGATTAATGAGTGTCAATTAGGAGAAGCTGCGGGATCGATAGAGAACAGAAATGCTTTCAAATTTGATAATAATTCGGTTTTATTAGGCTCTGAAAAGATCTTTCAAGATACAACGGCATATTTTAGATCGGGACATTATTGTGCCCGGGTCTTTTCAGAAGTTGAAAAAGAAAAGAATCCTTCTGATGAAAATATGCAGATCTTGATCTCTCAAAAAGACAAGATATTCTTAGATCAAAATTTGAGTTCGGGGCTTCTGAAAAAAAATAAATTTGAATTCGATATCACAAAATCGGGCAAAACTAAAATTTCCATTCTCAAAAAAGGAACAGACCCGATCATATTCGCAGGCCTAACCCTTACAAAGGGAAATTGCGAATGA
- a CDS encoding protein kinase: MTVRFAEKELKELIQEASQGEKYPLAKLISELERPDSFEFRKVLFKELENSGFNGDKSVTIGFTGTPGAGKSSLLGEISTNFLQSVPDKKMAVVAIDPSSHISGGSLLGDRTRLSLPVREKRIFFRSQPSQLELGGLNPYTYHVIRLLRCFFDFIFVETVGIGQNEIEVSKLADLSFLVMVPLGGDQIQFMKSGIMEVPDAFILNKCDEENLARASYHTLSTTLEFLRDITPGGSIPPIFLTSVKTKKGIQELLDFVLKSKPHIKRSAETKVQIEKWIKTEYGNFGLKVLAQTHFDPKSSFEEVETFTKTEIEKKYQ; this comes from the coding sequence ATGACCGTACGGTTTGCAGAAAAGGAACTCAAAGAACTGATCCAAGAAGCTTCTCAAGGGGAAAAATATCCTCTTGCGAAGCTGATCAGCGAACTGGAAAGACCAGATTCATTCGAATTTCGTAAAGTTCTATTCAAAGAATTAGAAAACTCTGGCTTTAATGGAGACAAATCCGTAACGATCGGATTTACAGGAACTCCTGGAGCAGGAAAATCCTCTCTATTAGGAGAGATCTCCACAAACTTCTTACAATCAGTCCCAGACAAAAAAATGGCAGTAGTTGCCATTGACCCCTCCAGTCATATCAGCGGTGGATCTTTATTAGGAGATAGAACTAGACTTTCTTTACCAGTCAGAGAAAAGAGGATATTTTTCAGATCTCAGCCAAGTCAATTGGAGTTAGGAGGATTAAATCCTTACACGTATCATGTGATCCGATTACTGCGTTGTTTTTTCGATTTTATATTCGTGGAAACAGTAGGGATCGGTCAAAACGAAATAGAAGTCTCCAAACTTGCAGATCTTTCCTTTTTAGTCATGGTCCCTTTGGGAGGAGACCAAATCCAATTCATGAAAAGTGGGATCATGGAAGTCCCTGACGCATTCATATTAAACAAATGTGATGAAGAAAATCTAGCCAGAGCAAGTTACCATACACTTTCCACTACACTCGAGTTTTTAAGAGATATTACCCCAGGAGGAAGTATCCCCCCTATTTTCCTAACCAGTGTAAAAACGAAAAAAGGGATCCAAGAACTATTAGATTTTGTTTTGAAAAGTAAACCTCATATTAAAAGATCTGCGGAAACCAAGGTTCAAATCGAAAAATGGATCAAAACTGAGTATGGAAATTTTGGACTTAAGGTTTTAGCCCAAACTCATTTCGATCCAAAAAGTTCTTTCGAAGAAGTAGAAACTTTTACTAAGACCGAAATCGAAAAAAAATATCAATAA
- a CDS encoding LA_3751/LA_3752 family putative glycosyltransferase — protein MRSIFKKRNLLGFLSLLLFCTLLIKSTKPEVSLTYDSRTKSIQTHALIHSHFGSEELPYPAKSIDPKEEFLPMPANNYTKLGESTISVFPILLATLATPFYYLAGNQGLPYFNLLGVFIFLWILRKFWKASNTFIALAFFGSYLPILMMEFAEHTLFVAILLASLTFLYKRNGIYAGIFAGLSIWFRHEGIVFAGCILFASWISEGFPPFSKNVKLKKSQSFRFGLGFAFIFLVFVIFNYLRYSSLLGPRFHANYGETGVGFTDKIQWAIGFLFLNKIDETVRIGFFTYIPFALIGLGILLYNIRKISVRKKTIVLGAVFFLFTIPFLAPNYGFWEWGPRYLSAGIPPVTLVLYWFWNYFARKKNNLFQKSGFGVLIAIPVIMTFIGISFLNQSRKQLLKTYTLFHELKADTLVFHDFSVMYFIGNDYLSKNVLCVPKEGSLSPLLETISQKEKGKRIALIQIKEELITPEKLEKTRQSPVFDIMLKTEPWKSKNISSKISENYPNVQRIDSPYFDIWVGDFGSSSKL, from the coding sequence ATGAGATCTATATTTAAAAAAAGAAATCTTCTAGGATTTTTATCCTTACTTCTCTTCTGCACTCTTCTTATCAAATCTACAAAGCCTGAAGTATCCCTTACTTACGATTCCAGAACTAAATCTATTCAAACTCATGCATTGATCCATTCACATTTTGGATCAGAAGAACTTCCCTACCCTGCAAAGTCCATTGATCCAAAAGAAGAATTCCTTCCAATGCCTGCGAATAATTATACAAAATTAGGAGAATCTACTATATCCGTTTTCCCAATTTTACTCGCAACACTTGCGACTCCTTTTTATTATTTAGCAGGAAACCAAGGATTACCTTATTTCAATTTACTCGGAGTATTTATATTCCTTTGGATCTTAAGAAAATTTTGGAAAGCATCTAATACCTTTATCGCCCTCGCCTTTTTTGGATCTTATCTTCCCATCTTGATGATGGAATTTGCAGAACATACATTATTCGTAGCGATCTTGCTCGCAAGTCTTACATTCTTATATAAAAGAAATGGGATTTACGCAGGAATTTTTGCAGGTTTATCCATATGGTTCAGACACGAGGGAATTGTATTCGCAGGTTGTATTCTATTTGCATCTTGGATCTCAGAAGGATTTCCTCCATTCAGTAAAAATGTAAAATTGAAGAAGTCTCAATCTTTCAGGTTTGGTCTTGGATTTGCGTTTATATTTTTAGTTTTCGTAATATTCAATTATCTTCGTTATTCTTCCTTACTAGGACCAAGATTCCACGCAAATTATGGAGAAACCGGAGTAGGCTTTACTGATAAAATCCAATGGGCGATCGGGTTCCTATTTCTGAATAAGATAGATGAAACTGTTAGGATAGGATTTTTTACTTACATACCATTCGCTTTAATCGGTTTAGGTATTCTTCTTTATAATATCCGCAAAATTTCTGTGAGAAAAAAAACAATCGTTCTCGGAGCGGTGTTCTTTCTTTTTACTATTCCATTCTTAGCACCAAACTATGGATTCTGGGAATGGGGGCCTAGATATTTAAGTGCAGGAATTCCTCCCGTGACTTTGGTTCTATATTGGTTCTGGAATTATTTTGCAAGAAAGAAGAATAATCTCTTCCAAAAGTCTGGGTTTGGAGTTCTAATTGCGATCCCTGTGATCATGACATTTATTGGAATAAGCTTTTTAAACCAGTCCAGAAAACAACTTCTGAAAACATATACTTTATTCCATGAATTAAAAGCAGATACACTCGTATTCCATGATTTTTCCGTAATGTACTTCATCGGAAATGATTATTTATCTAAGAATGTTCTATGCGTTCCTAAGGAAGGATCTCTTTCTCCATTATTGGAAACAATCTCTCAAAAAGAAAAAGGAAAAAGGATCGCACTCATCCAGATCAAAGAAGAATTGATCACTCCTGAAAAATTAGAAAAAACCAGACAAAGCCCTGTTTTCGACATCATGCTCAAAACAGAACCTTGGAAAAGTAAAAACATCTCTTCTAAAATTTCAGAAAATTATCCAAATGTACAAAGAATAGATTCTCCTTATTTCGATATATGGGTAGGAGATTTCGGATCTTCTTCCAAATTATAA
- a CDS encoding acyl-CoA desaturase, whose translation MAIILSFFAAHWILAAFVQSFYLHRYSAHQMFKLNRFWEKFFYFFTFVVQGSSFLNPRAYAILHRRHHAYSDTEKDPHSPVASKGFLDMMWTTAVVYENILDRKEVVEKEFKGNYPEIPWFDRFADSWYIRLFFGTGYTLFYMAFVPADAVWLYALLPIHYLMGPTHGAVVNWCGHMYGYRNHAKNPDNSKNTLPVDFLIMGELYQNNHHAHPNSPNFAFRWFELDLTYQVMKVLHFMGIITIQRAVWTEKGRKELSGTAPSPLADVA comes from the coding sequence ATGGCAATCATTCTAAGTTTTTTTGCGGCACACTGGATTTTAGCCGCTTTCGTTCAATCGTTCTACTTACATCGTTATTCTGCACACCAGATGTTCAAACTGAACCGTTTCTGGGAAAAGTTCTTCTATTTCTTTACTTTTGTTGTGCAAGGTTCTTCTTTCCTTAACCCAAGAGCGTATGCAATTCTTCACAGAAGACACCACGCTTACAGTGATACAGAAAAAGATCCACATTCTCCTGTAGCTTCTAAAGGGTTTTTAGATATGATGTGGACCACCGCAGTCGTTTACGAAAACATTCTAGATCGTAAAGAAGTGGTAGAAAAGGAATTCAAAGGAAATTATCCAGAGATCCCTTGGTTCGATCGTTTTGCTGATTCTTGGTATATTCGTTTGTTCTTCGGAACTGGTTATACTCTTTTCTATATGGCATTCGTTCCTGCAGATGCAGTTTGGTTATATGCTTTATTACCGATCCATTATCTAATGGGACCAACTCATGGTGCAGTTGTAAACTGGTGTGGACATATGTATGGTTACCGCAACCACGCAAAAAATCCTGATAATTCTAAGAACACGCTTCCAGTTGATTTCTTGATCATGGGAGAATTGTACCAAAACAATCACCATGCTCACCCGAACTCTCCAAACTTCGCATTCCGTTGGTTTGAGCTAGATCTTACGTATCAAGTGATGAAGGTACTACATTTTATGGGAATCATCACCATCCAGAGAGCAGTGTGGACCGAAAAAGGAAGAAAAGAACTTTCTGGTACGGCACCTTCTCCTTTAGCTGATGTAGCTTAA
- a CDS encoding ankyrin repeat domain-containing protein, with product MKFPSSLFLFSILLLFSFSPSFSEEIKFVHPTNAVGGTFSGIKKRAELPSPTVSGSGLKAVAIVGEVDGNEGPKTREYVNNIKGLVKVLKDRGVSVFEFYPPNNPWSGIKEASQNANIVLYAGHGVGTNLDQPPYDQRSVGGFYLGKEFVSNEQISSGLKPAPGAIVLFLGACFTAGNMAYDMGVIRDEETKKRISMYSSPFLETGFKGYYATWAPWTAQTILALLFTNKNYGDVYFSQTNPQEVTKISHPTSSKSSLYYHTRPPASKPVYDYAFAGDPSNVLRSENSNTDTETKITEEERLKQNRILIASLYDKNENKSLESLEKGADPNADYLGWKPIHLAIVFDLPNVVKELVRKKASINVQAEGYTPLSMALAYERKEIAEFLEKEGGTRSRAASKKPNIPGLKK from the coding sequence ATGAAATTTCCGTCTAGTTTATTCCTATTTAGTATTTTACTATTGTTCTCTTTCAGTCCTTCTTTTTCAGAAGAGATCAAATTTGTTCATCCAACAAATGCGGTTGGCGGAACATTCTCTGGGATTAAAAAAAGAGCAGAACTTCCCTCCCCTACTGTTTCCGGTTCAGGTTTAAAAGCAGTAGCAATCGTTGGAGAAGTAGATGGAAACGAAGGCCCAAAAACCAGAGAATATGTAAATAATATCAAGGGCCTTGTGAAAGTTTTAAAAGACAGAGGAGTTTCTGTATTTGAATTTTATCCTCCTAATAACCCTTGGTCAGGAATTAAAGAAGCATCACAAAATGCGAATATAGTTTTATATGCAGGACATGGTGTCGGAACTAATTTGGACCAACCACCTTACGACCAAAGATCAGTGGGTGGTTTTTATCTAGGAAAAGAATTCGTTTCGAATGAACAAATTTCTTCAGGACTAAAACCTGCACCTGGAGCTATTGTTTTGTTTTTAGGCGCTTGTTTTACTGCGGGGAATATGGCCTATGATATGGGAGTGATCCGGGACGAAGAAACCAAAAAAAGGATCTCTATGTATTCTTCTCCTTTTCTGGAGACTGGATTTAAAGGTTATTATGCTACCTGGGCACCTTGGACAGCTCAAACAATTCTAGCATTATTATTTACTAATAAAAACTATGGAGATGTTTATTTCAGCCAAACAAATCCTCAAGAAGTAACTAAAATTTCTCATCCAACTTCTTCGAAATCTTCTTTGTATTATCATACTAGACCTCCCGCTTCTAAACCTGTTTATGATTATGCATTTGCAGGAGATCCTTCTAATGTTTTGAGATCCGAAAATTCAAATACAGACACTGAAACTAAAATTACGGAAGAAGAAAGGCTAAAACAAAATCGTATCTTGATCGCAAGCCTTTACGATAAGAATGAAAACAAATCCTTAGAGTCTCTCGAAAAAGGTGCAGATCCAAATGCAGATTATTTAGGTTGGAAGCCGATCCATCTTGCGATTGTATTCGATCTTCCGAATGTAGTGAAAGAACTTGTTCGCAAAAAAGCTTCTATCAATGTTCAAGCAGAAGGTTACACTCCTTTATCCATGGCACTTGCTTATGAGCGTAAAGAGATTGCCGAGTTTTTGGAGAAAGAAGGCGGGACCAGAAGCAGGGCTGCATCTAAGAAACCGAATATTCCGGGTTTAAAAAAGTAG